One genomic segment of Natrononativus amylolyticus includes these proteins:
- a CDS encoding Na+/H+ antiporter NhaC family protein, translated as MTESDDPVPDEFAQPTDDGPTISFYGGRGMSAFPILFFIAWAIAQTALWRISDTEGLVAGMLIGLILGMFFVRGDWKEYANTIFEGMTQPVAVTAIVAWIWAGMFSETLQVGGFVEGLIWSAQAAGVGATLFPALTFVLAAVLATGIGTGYGTTIAFVVLFFPVGILLGANPVLMFGAILSGAIFGDNLAPVSDTTIVSAVTQDADIGGVVASRFKYAIVAAAIAFPAYIVASSVMPGLEGIPGDARDIFIAESEPIGLVHLLSMGVVIVTAIKGRHIVEAISWGIVTAVVLNLALGLSAASDILLFSAPEDAPLAQEFAFLPILEIVADPDAVGVSGSILEGAAGFFALSILVLLIIAAAQIMIRGGAFEAILEWSLDTLATNVRNAELTMVGSAALINAAITINTAAEVAIGPYISKVGERFNINGYRRANILDAQTAALGYIFPWSGGVLVGFTAMEDLPGEYDWFEPAMVVNPVEVFPYVFHGWLLVTVFVLAAITGFGREYVTDRESEEVARV; from the coding sequence ATGACGGAATCAGACGACCCGGTTCCAGACGAGTTCGCACAGCCGACCGACGACGGTCCGACGATTTCGTTCTACGGCGGGCGCGGGATGAGCGCGTTCCCCATCCTGTTTTTCATCGCGTGGGCGATCGCCCAGACCGCCCTCTGGCGGATCTCGGACACGGAGGGGCTGGTCGCGGGGATGCTCATCGGGCTGATCCTCGGGATGTTCTTCGTCCGCGGCGACTGGAAGGAGTACGCGAACACCATCTTCGAGGGGATGACCCAGCCGGTCGCGGTGACGGCCATCGTCGCCTGGATCTGGGCCGGCATGTTCTCGGAGACCCTGCAGGTCGGCGGCTTCGTCGAAGGGCTGATCTGGTCCGCCCAGGCCGCCGGCGTCGGCGCGACCCTGTTTCCCGCGCTCACGTTCGTTCTCGCCGCCGTACTCGCGACGGGGATCGGAACCGGCTACGGGACGACGATCGCGTTCGTCGTCCTCTTTTTCCCGGTGGGAATCCTCCTCGGCGCGAACCCCGTCCTGATGTTCGGGGCGATCCTCTCGGGCGCCATCTTCGGCGACAACCTCGCCCCGGTGAGCGACACCACGATCGTCAGCGCCGTCACCCAGGACGCCGACATCGGCGGGGTGGTCGCCTCGCGGTTCAAGTACGCGATCGTCGCGGCGGCGATCGCCTTTCCCGCCTACATCGTCGCGAGCAGCGTCATGCCCGGTCTCGAGGGGATTCCGGGCGACGCCCGCGACATCTTCATCGCCGAGAGCGAGCCGATCGGGCTGGTTCACCTCCTCTCGATGGGCGTCGTCATCGTCACCGCCATCAAGGGCCGTCACATCGTCGAGGCTATCTCCTGGGGGATCGTCACCGCCGTGGTGCTGAACCTGGCGCTCGGCCTCTCTGCCGCCAGCGACATCCTCCTGTTTTCGGCGCCCGAGGATGCCCCGCTCGCCCAGGAGTTCGCCTTCCTGCCGATCCTGGAGATCGTCGCCGATCCCGACGCGGTCGGCGTCAGCGGGAGCATCCTCGAGGGCGCCGCCGGCTTCTTCGCGCTGTCGATCCTCGTCCTGTTGATCATCGCCGCGGCCCAGATCATGATCCGCGGCGGGGCGTTCGAGGCGATCCTCGAGTGGTCGCTCGACACGCTGGCGACGAACGTCCGCAACGCCGAGTTGACGATGGTCGGCTCTGCGGCGCTGATCAACGCCGCGATCACGATCAACACCGCCGCCGAGGTCGCCATCGGGCCGTACATCTCGAAGGTCGGCGAGCGGTTCAACATCAACGGCTACCGGCGGGCGAACATCTTAGACGCCCAGACGGCCGCGCTGGGGTACATCTTCCCGTGGTCCGGCGGCGTCCTCGTCGGCTTCACCGCGATGGAGGACCTCCCCGGGGAGTACGACTGGTTCGAGCCCGCGATGGTCGTCAACCCGGTCGAGGTGTTCCCCTACGTCTTCCACGGCTGGCTGCTGGTGACGGTGTTCGTCCTCGCGGCGATCACCGGCTTCGGCAGGGAGTACGTTACCGACCGCGAATCCGAGGAGGTGGCCCGCGTATGA
- a CDS encoding DUF7470 family protein: MLKNLGPLGIVGLLVILGGLALIAYANVLVAAGLALVLAGLGLVVKALVAGMLAAWGMA, translated from the coding sequence ATGCTCAAGAACCTCGGGCCACTCGGCATCGTCGGCCTGCTCGTTATCCTCGGCGGGCTCGCGCTGATCGCCTACGCGAACGTCTTAGTCGCCGCGGGGCTCGCGCTCGTCCTCGCCGGCCTCGGACTCGTCGTCAAGGCGCTCGTCGCGGGAATGCTCGCGGCGTGGGGAATGGCGTAA
- a CDS encoding DUF7513 family protein, producing the protein MSFLKKYLKGWQFRSTTPTFEPGQTVNVFVARYDEREGVGIARIGDTILAVEGAEPAHVELQVRVRVTEFDAETAEGRGEFLEVVGESSYAG; encoded by the coding sequence ATGAGTTTCCTCAAAAAATATCTCAAAGGCTGGCAGTTCCGGAGTACGACGCCGACGTTCGAACCGGGGCAGACGGTGAACGTCTTCGTCGCCCGGTACGATGAACGCGAGGGGGTCGGAATCGCCCGCATCGGCGACACCATTCTCGCCGTCGAGGGCGCCGAGCCGGCGCACGTCGAGTTGCAGGTCCGCGTCCGCGTGACCGAGTTCGACGCCGAAACCGCGGAGGGGCGCGGCGAGTTCCTCGAGGTCGTCGGCGAGAGCTCCTACGCCGGCTGA
- a CDS encoding pyridoxal-phosphate-dependent aminotransferase family protein, producing the protein MTEKREYRGDYPDRTLYIPGPTEVREDVIEAMCEPTFGHRSDRMTDLYTTIVEDTREFLDTDNDVIVLTGSGTEFMESSILNLVEETVLVTTCGSFSERQADVAERLGKSVDRLEYEWGRAVKPADVREALEEAETEYDAVTCVMNESSTGVRNPIEEIGDVVAEYPDTSFIVDAVSALGGDSVDIDAHGIDVIFTSVQKAFAMPPGLAVCVVSEDAYEREVESESASWYGGFQRSLDYYDRKGQTHSTPAIPVMLAYRTQMKHMLEEGHEARDERHREMAEYTREWANEHFDVFPEAGYESQTVSCIENTRGIDVAETIEAVSEEYDMVFANGYGSDLGEETFRIGHMGEHDTESIRALTDAIEDVAGL; encoded by the coding sequence GTGACCGAGAAACGCGAATACAGAGGCGACTACCCCGACAGAACGCTGTACATCCCCGGCCCGACGGAGGTCCGCGAGGACGTCATCGAGGCGATGTGCGAACCGACGTTCGGCCACCGGAGCGATCGGATGACGGACCTGTACACCACGATCGTCGAGGACACGAGGGAGTTCCTCGACACCGACAACGACGTGATCGTCCTCACGGGGTCCGGAACCGAGTTCATGGAGAGTTCGATCCTGAACCTCGTCGAGGAGACCGTCCTCGTGACGACCTGCGGCAGCTTCAGCGAGCGCCAGGCCGACGTCGCCGAGCGCCTCGGGAAATCGGTCGACCGCCTCGAGTACGAGTGGGGACGGGCCGTCAAACCCGCGGACGTCCGCGAGGCCCTCGAGGAAGCCGAGACGGAGTACGACGCGGTCACCTGCGTGATGAACGAGAGTTCGACGGGCGTCCGGAACCCGATCGAGGAGATCGGCGACGTGGTCGCGGAGTATCCGGACACCTCCTTTATCGTCGACGCTGTCTCCGCGCTGGGTGGCGACTCCGTCGACATCGACGCCCACGGCATCGACGTCATCTTCACTTCGGTCCAGAAGGCGTTCGCCATGCCGCCCGGTCTCGCCGTGTGCGTCGTCAGCGAGGACGCCTACGAACGCGAGGTAGAGAGCGAGTCGGCGTCGTGGTACGGCGGCTTCCAGCGCTCGCTCGACTACTACGACCGGAAGGGCCAGACCCACTCCACGCCCGCGATCCCGGTGATGCTCGCGTACCGGACACAGATGAAACACATGCTCGAGGAAGGCCACGAGGCTCGAGACGAACGCCACCGCGAGATGGCCGAGTACACCCGCGAGTGGGCGAACGAGCACTTCGACGTGTTCCCCGAGGCGGGCTACGAGTCCCAGACGGTGAGCTGTATCGAGAACACGCGAGGGATCGACGTCGCTGAAACCATCGAGGCCGTCAGCGAGGAGTACGACATGGTGTTCGCGAACGGCTACGGCTCGGATTTAGGCGAGGAGACCTTCCGCATCGGTCACATGGGCGAACACGACACAGAGAGCATCCGGGCGCTGACCGACGCCATCGAGGACGTCGCCGGGTTGTGA
- a CDS encoding PQQ-binding-like beta-propeller repeat protein — protein MSGEHRRGFLKKGAGAAIIAGGLFTATGVGSDDDVGIDLPDPELIPNPDTDEDWADSQADAGNGRTVENGYEFDGERLEVAWAAEHYGGSGIAPAGMYGGGIAVADDTVYTAGEEGVAAIDDEDGSVRWKNGDVDAREPTVVDDTIYLSGDEVVALDRTDGSVRWETDLEPEDGFSPATVAYGGVYALGDGTLYALDPADGTTTWRRDTVEHEDEHWETEEEFATYPAAANGVVYASTNQLTVALEPETGEAVWKERTGSHVPPGPTRASATMVAAGGGGYTDWGACDAQTGERVGGGTGAVGAVSDEVCVIEQDDSVNVYDAESGERLWSLYTHGNSTIPTLSGDTAYIYFNTYNATVSSAYDGKLVAFDADDGTEKWVLSLEDERVGTILAVSGETMYVYNNGEIVALREDASDDEEESGDDEGGEDEQDGDESDDEDDGDEKDDGEDDEDC, from the coding sequence ATGTCTGGTGAACACAGACGCGGCTTCTTGAAGAAGGGTGCCGGTGCGGCGATCATCGCGGGTGGTCTCTTCACGGCTACGGGCGTGGGTTCCGACGACGACGTCGGGATCGACCTCCCGGACCCGGAACTGATTCCGAATCCGGATACCGACGAGGACTGGGCCGATTCCCAGGCCGATGCCGGGAACGGTCGAACCGTCGAGAACGGCTACGAGTTCGACGGCGAGCGCCTCGAGGTCGCCTGGGCGGCCGAGCACTACGGCGGCTCCGGCATCGCACCCGCCGGTATGTACGGCGGCGGGATCGCCGTCGCCGACGACACCGTTTACACCGCAGGTGAGGAGGGCGTCGCCGCAATCGACGACGAGGACGGCTCGGTCCGCTGGAAGAACGGCGACGTGGATGCCCGCGAGCCGACGGTGGTCGACGACACGATCTACCTCTCGGGCGACGAAGTGGTCGCACTCGACCGAACCGACGGCAGCGTCCGCTGGGAGACCGACCTCGAGCCCGAGGACGGGTTTTCGCCCGCGACCGTCGCCTACGGCGGCGTCTACGCCCTCGGTGACGGGACGCTCTACGCCCTCGATCCCGCGGACGGCACGACGACGTGGCGCCGCGATACCGTCGAGCACGAAGACGAACACTGGGAGACGGAAGAGGAGTTCGCCACCTATCCGGCCGCGGCGAACGGGGTGGTGTACGCCTCGACGAACCAGCTCACGGTCGCACTCGAGCCGGAAACCGGCGAAGCAGTGTGGAAAGAACGGACCGGTTCACACGTTCCACCAGGACCAACCCGCGCAAGTGCGACCATGGTCGCCGCCGGTGGCGGAGGGTATACCGACTGGGGTGCCTGTGATGCACAGACAGGTGAACGCGTCGGGGGTGGAACCGGAGCCGTGGGCGCGGTATCCGACGAGGTGTGCGTCATCGAGCAAGACGACAGTGTGAACGTGTACGACGCCGAGAGTGGAGAGCGGTTGTGGTCGCTGTATACGCACGGTAACAGTACCATCCCGACTCTCAGCGGCGACACCGCGTACATCTACTTCAACACCTATAACGCGACGGTTTCGAGCGCGTACGACGGGAAGCTCGTCGCGTTCGACGCCGACGACGGAACCGAAAAGTGGGTGCTTTCGCTCGAGGACGAGCGCGTCGGAACGATCCTCGCGGTAAGCGGCGAGACGATGTACGTGTACAACAACGGAGAGATCGTCGCGCTGCGAGAAGACGCTTCGGACGACGAAGAAGAGAGCGGTGACGACGAAGGCGGCGAGGACGAGCAAGACGGTGACGAGAGCGATGACGAGGACGATGGTGACGAGAAGGATGACGGCGAGGACGACGAGGACTGCTAA
- the eif1A gene encoding translation initiation factor eIF-1A yields the protein MSDDEGGRKNLRMPDDDEVFATVTNMLGANRVKVRCADGEERTARIPGKMQKRIWIREDDVVLVEPWDWQDEKADITWRYEKADADQLRREGHIQ from the coding sequence ATGAGCGACGACGAGGGTGGTCGAAAGAACCTCCGAATGCCGGACGACGACGAGGTCTTCGCGACCGTCACCAACATGCTCGGGGCGAATCGGGTCAAAGTACGCTGTGCCGACGGAGAAGAGCGCACCGCGCGCATCCCCGGAAAGATGCAAAAGCGCATCTGGATCCGCGAGGACGACGTCGTCCTCGTCGAGCCCTGGGACTGGCAGGACGAGAAGGCCGACATCACCTGGCGCTACGAGAAGGCCGACGCCGACCAGCTCCGCCGCGAAGGACACATCCAGTAG
- a CDS encoding S8 family peptidase, producing the protein MTLSRRQLLQGIGAGVAVGAIGVSGSASGTTTPSETRRVFVHPRNGVGDFLGVVEAIGGTTVLEYDNFDFVVAEVPANRVEDLLAASGVASVEEDDETGIPDEWSPSLLDLLLPPDSGDCSTHPEQRASWGHERIGADDVDPDGTGVGIGILDTGVQTDHCSLSVAGGQNFTTSGPSSDYEDRHGHGTHVAGVAAAADNDLGVMGAAPNANLYAVKVLDDRGRGRYSELIAGIDWCMSNDVEIVSMSLGGETESAAVDEALQAAHAAGHLLVSAAGNEGNAGDGSCDEETMTYPATHDDVVAVAAMNEDDTLASYSSVGSAVELLAPGTNVASTFVGNEYAKANGTSVACPFVSGVAALVWERVEADGPGPNEAVRRTLAETAETVLGTCEEGHGLVDARAAVSDDRATSGDDGEREGEHGGGADGENGGVITGGPASVLDRAASALQRFVDVVVGILERLRELFR; encoded by the coding sequence ATGACTCTCAGTCGTCGTCAGCTCCTGCAGGGTATCGGGGCCGGCGTTGCCGTGGGGGCGATCGGAGTCTCGGGATCGGCATCGGGAACGACGACACCGTCGGAGACTCGGAGGGTGTTCGTCCATCCGCGAAACGGAGTCGGCGACTTCCTCGGCGTCGTGGAGGCCATCGGCGGGACGACGGTCCTCGAATACGACAACTTCGACTTCGTGGTCGCGGAGGTCCCCGCGAACCGAGTGGAGGATCTACTCGCCGCGAGCGGCGTGGCGTCCGTCGAGGAGGACGACGAGACGGGAATTCCCGACGAGTGGAGCCCGTCCCTGCTCGACTTGTTGCTTCCCCCGGACAGCGGGGACTGTTCCACCCATCCGGAGCAGCGCGCCTCGTGGGGCCACGAGCGGATCGGCGCCGACGACGTCGACCCGGACGGGACGGGCGTCGGTATCGGCATCCTCGACACCGGGGTCCAGACCGATCACTGTAGCCTCTCGGTCGCGGGTGGCCAAAATTTCACGACCTCCGGGCCGTCCTCCGATTACGAGGATCGTCACGGCCACGGGACCCACGTCGCCGGCGTCGCCGCCGCGGCGGACAACGACCTCGGCGTGATGGGCGCGGCGCCGAACGCGAACCTGTACGCCGTGAAGGTGCTCGACGATAGGGGACGCGGACGGTACAGCGAGCTGATCGCCGGAATCGACTGGTGCATGTCGAACGACGTGGAGATCGTCTCGATGAGCCTCGGCGGCGAAACCGAGAGCGCTGCGGTGGACGAGGCGCTCCAGGCCGCGCACGCGGCGGGACACCTCCTCGTCTCCGCGGCCGGAAACGAGGGGAACGCGGGGGACGGCTCCTGCGACGAGGAGACGATGACCTACCCCGCCACGCACGACGACGTCGTCGCGGTCGCCGCGATGAACGAGGACGACACCCTGGCGTCTTACAGCAGCGTCGGCTCCGCCGTCGAGCTGCTGGCGCCGGGGACGAACGTCGCCTCGACGTTCGTCGGCAACGAGTACGCCAAGGCGAACGGGACGAGCGTCGCCTGCCCGTTCGTCAGCGGCGTCGCGGCGCTGGTCTGGGAGCGCGTGGAGGCGGACGGGCCGGGGCCGAACGAAGCGGTTCGGCGGACGCTCGCCGAGACGGCGGAGACGGTTCTCGGCACCTGCGAAGAGGGTCACGGGCTCGTGGACGCCCGCGCGGCCGTCAGCGACGACCGCGCGACGAGTGGCGACGACGGCGAGCGCGAGGGTGAACACGGTGGCGGGGCCGACGGCGAGAACGGCGGCGTCATCACCGGTGGGCCGGCGTCCGTACTCGACCGAGCCGCGTCCGCGCTTCAGCGGTTCGTGGACGTGGTCGTGGGCATTCTCGAGCGCCTTCGCGAGCTGTTTCGGTAA